A single Thunnus thynnus chromosome 6, fThuThy2.1, whole genome shotgun sequence DNA region contains:
- the ap4b1 gene encoding AP-4 complex subunit beta-1 — MPYLGSEDTVRELRRVLSNPNVQSDPLRYRNTILRVIRLMSQGVDVSGLFSELVKACATVDIVQKKLVYVFLCSYATLNPELSLLVINTLRKDCQDSNPMVRSLALRNMTNLRLPSLVEYVEQPLTAGLRDRAACVRRVAVLGWAKLHNLQPNAEIDAAVVNELYSLLRDSDPVVMVNCLRALEEILKDEGGVAINKPITHHLLNRLKECDVWGQCEVLRILQRNRPQSEDELFDILSLLDASLVSPHPPVMAATFSLFLSLCSGFPAVSLAALERVRAPLLAACGSMSREMRFTALCHIQLLLRSHPGLMGAHYKRFFCGYAEPAYIKQRKMQVLVELVNDENVAMLLDELKGYCTDVNTDTAQAAISAIGRIGRSYSDRCLEILTGLLGLKQEHITSAVVQTMRDLVWVCPQCSSTVCLALEGCEETLQDSQGRQALLWLLGVYGERVSSTPYTLEVFIDGIRSETSLGVKMELLTATMRLFLCRPAETQDMLGRLLHYCIDEETDMCVRDQALLYYRLLHCGMEETQKVLQGRRSDPSLGVLIGRPAEPVSQWARSFNTLEPLRQNAVETESVSRGSPEHVTFAPKPNTVLSDTLNSSQVEKVHAGSDSANWCTESSADVLASDAIVPLSLSLSPALSPEEFERLWLQRQGLHVEHGAQDREEKKDYACVEEHIQCPAIPHCSPQGLQAAMQLVNIQTLAFTPPHTLPWRVYLYTHTQHTRSADTQHSTLILGELLYTGEANRKIGGERGVCDRETADKMVEDGEEEQAKQKEEARVEGLNWRKSVRGGGEEKEVKVTLKQQPRDDKALRGFLSVLTTVLHTLSSERA, encoded by the exons ATGCCGTACCTGGGCAGTGAGGACACGGTGAGGGAGCTGAGGAGAGTCCTGTCCAACCCCAACGTCCAGTCTGACCCGCTGCGCTACAGGAACACCATCCTCAGAGTCATCAG GTTGATGTCGCAGGGTGTAGATGTATCAGGTCTGTTCAGTGAGTTGGTAAAAGCATGTGCCACAGTGGACATAGTCCAGAAGAAACTGGTCTATGTCTTCCTGTGTTCCTATGCCACTTTAAACCCAGAGCTGTCTCTGCTGGTCATCAACACACTGAGGAAAGACTGTCAGGATTCAAACCCGATGGTCCGCAGCCTGGCCCTGAGGAACATGACCAACCTTAG GTTGCCCAGTCTGGTGGAGTACGTGGAGCAGCCCCTGACAGCAGGGCTGAGGGATAGAGCAGCTTGTGTACGACGAGTGGCTGTACTCGGCTGGGCCAAACTACACAATCTCCAACCTAATGCTGAGATCG ATGCTGCAGTGGTGAACGAGCTATACAGCCTGCTGAGGGACTCTGACCCGGTGGTGATGGTGAACTGCCTCCGTGCTCTGGAGGAAATCCTTAAAGACGAAGGAGGGGTCGCTATTAACAAACCCATCACCCATCATCTCCTAAACAG GCTAAAGGAATGTGACGTTTGGGGTCAGTGTGAGGTGCTGAGGATCCTCCAGCGCAACCGGCCTCAGTCAGAGGATGAGCTCTTTGACATCCTGTCTCTGCTGGACGCCTCCCTGGTCAGCCCTCACCCCCCGGTCATGGCCGCCACCTTCAGCCTCTTCCTCAGCCTCTGTTCCGGTTTCCCAGCAGTCAGTCTGGCAGCTCTGGAGCGAGTACGGGCACCACTACTGGCCGCCTGTGGGAGCATGTCCAGAGAGATGAGGTTCACTGCCCTCTGCCACATACAG TTGCTGTTGCGTTCTCATCCTGGCCTGATGGGGGCGCACTACAAACGTTTCTTTTGTGGTTATGCTGAACCGGCCTACATCAAACAAAGGAAGATGCAG GTGCTGGTGGAGCTGGTGAATGATGAAAATGTAGCAATGTTACTGGATGAGCTGAAAGGATACTGCACTGATGTCAACACTGACACAGCCCAGGCTGCAATATCAGCTATag GTCGTATTGGACGGAGCTACAGTGACAGATGTCTAGAGATCCTCACAGGACTACTCGGGCTCAAACAGGAACACATCACCTCAG CGGTGGTGCAGACAATGCGGGACCTGGTCTGGGTGTGTCCTCAGTGTAGCAGCACTGTGTGTTTGGCTCTTGAGGGCTGTGAGGAGACACTGCAGGACAGCCAG GGCAGGCAGGCCTTGCTGTGGCTGTTGGGAGTGTATGGGGAGCGAGTCTCCAGCACCCCCTACACGCTGGAGGTGTTCATCGATGGAATAAGGAGTGAGACCTCTCTGGGAGTCAAGATGGAGCTGCTGACGGCCACCATGAGGCTGTTTTTGTGCCGGCCTGCTGAGACTCAAGACATGCTCGGAAGACTGCTGCACTACTGCatag ACGAGGAGACAGACATGTGCGTGCGTGACCAGGCACTTCTCTACTACCGcctgttgcattgtgggatggAAGAGACACAAAAGGTCCTACAGGGTCGGAGGTCAGATCCTTCCCTGGGTGTTCTGATTGGCCGCCCCGCAGAGCCTGTCAGCCAGTGGGCACGCAGCTTTAACACTCTGGAGCCTCTAAGGCAGAACGCTGTGGAGACAGAGTCAGTCAGCAGGGGAAGCCCTGAACACGTGACCTTTGCCCCCAAGCCGAACACTGTCCTGTCAGACACCCTAAACTCTAGCCAAGTTGAGAAGGTTCATGCAG GCTCAGACAGCGCCAATTGGTGTACAGAATCATCTGCTGACGTCCTGGCGTCCGACGCCATTGTCCCCCTCAGTTTGTCCCTCTCCCCGGCTCTCAGCCCAGAGGAGTTCGAGCGCCTGTGGCTGCAGCGACAGGGTTTGCATGTTGAGCACG GTGCTCaggacagagaagagaagaaggatTATGCATGTGTGGAAGAACACATCCAATGCCCTGCGATACCTCACTGTTCCCCACAAGGCCTTCAGGCTGCAATGCAACTGGTCAATATTCAGACGTTGGCCTTCACGCCGCCACACACGCTCCCCTGGAGGGTctacctgtacacacacacccagcacACACGCTCTGCTGACACGCAGCATAGCACGCTCATCCTGGGGGAGCTGCTGTACACTGGAGAGGCGAATCGGAAAATAGGAGGGGAGAGAGgcgtgtgtgacagagagactGCTGATAAAATGGTGGAGGACGGGGAAGAAGAACAGGcgaaacagaaagaagaagcaAGAGTCGAAGGGCTGAACTGGAGAAAGTCGGTGAGGGGAGgtggagaggaaaaggaagtCAAAGTGACTCTGAAGCAGCAACCAAGAGACGACAAGGCTTTGAGGGGGTTTCTCTCCGTCCTCACCACTGTACTGCACACTCTGTCCTCAGAGAGAGCTTAA